One genomic segment of Thermus thermamylovorans includes these proteins:
- the infB gene encoding translation initiation factor IF-2: MAKIRIYQLAKELGMGNDELLELLSQMGVAYKSHASTLSEEDAEAVRELIKEQRGLQEKQAEEERRKALPRRPPVVVIMGHVDHGKTTLLDYLRKSRIAEKEAGGITQHVGAFEVKTPQGTVVFIDTPGHEAFTTIRQRGARVADIAVIVIAADDGVMPQTEEAIAHAQAAGAKLVFALNKMDLPQADPERVKRQLMERGFVPEEYGGDAVLVPISAKTGQGVQDLLEMILLLAELEDYRADPQAEPRGVILESRLDKQAGIIANLLVQEGTFRVGDHVVAGEVFGRIRAMMDADGNQRKEAGPGSAVQVLGFSELPHAGDVVEWVPDLEAAKEIAEERKEERKAREERELEHRPRTMADLLRALQEEGKKEVHLILRADTQGSLEAIQHILAREGTGEVKINVLLAQVGAPTESDVLLAQTANAAILAFGVNPAGSVRKAAEQKGVLLKTFRIIYDLIDEVRAMVRGQREPQYKEEVLGRAEVRAVFRLPTGKQVAGCMVTQGRIARSAEVRVLRKGQEVWKGRIASLKRFKEDVREVAQGYECGMGLEGFDDFQEGDVLEAFQVVEVPA; this comes from the coding sequence ATGGCCAAAATACGCATCTACCAGCTGGCTAAAGAGCTGGGCATGGGAAACGACGAGCTCCTGGAGCTCCTCTCCCAGATGGGGGTGGCCTACAAGTCCCACGCCTCCACCCTCTCCGAGGAGGACGCGGAGGCGGTGCGGGAACTCATAAAGGAGCAGCGGGGGCTACAGGAGAAGCAGGCGGAGGAGGAGCGCAGGAAAGCCCTGCCCCGGCGTCCGCCCGTGGTGGTCATCATGGGCCACGTGGACCACGGGAAGACCACCCTCCTGGACTACCTGCGCAAAAGCCGCATCGCCGAGAAGGAGGCCGGGGGGATCACCCAGCACGTGGGGGCCTTTGAGGTGAAGACCCCCCAGGGAACCGTGGTCTTCATCGACACCCCGGGCCACGAGGCCTTCACCACCATAAGGCAGCGGGGGGCCCGGGTGGCGGACATCGCCGTCATCGTCATCGCCGCCGACGACGGGGTCATGCCCCAGACGGAGGAGGCCATCGCCCACGCCCAGGCCGCGGGGGCCAAGCTGGTCTTCGCCCTCAACAAGATGGACCTGCCCCAGGCGGATCCCGAAAGGGTGAAGCGCCAGCTCATGGAGCGGGGCTTCGTGCCCGAGGAGTACGGCGGGGACGCTGTCCTCGTGCCCATCAGCGCCAAGACGGGCCAGGGGGTGCAGGACCTTTTGGAGATGATCCTCCTCCTCGCCGAGCTGGAGGACTACCGGGCGGACCCCCAGGCCGAGCCCCGGGGGGTGATCCTGGAGTCCCGGCTGGACAAGCAGGCGGGGATCATCGCCAACCTCCTGGTGCAGGAGGGCACCTTCCGCGTGGGGGACCACGTGGTGGCCGGGGAGGTCTTTGGCCGCATCCGGGCCATGATGGACGCGGACGGCAACCAGCGCAAGGAGGCGGGGCCGGGCAGCGCGGTGCAGGTTCTGGGCTTCAGCGAGCTTCCCCACGCGGGGGACGTGGTGGAGTGGGTGCCCGACCTCGAGGCCGCCAAGGAGATCGCCGAGGAGCGCAAGGAGGAGCGCAAGGCCCGGGAGGAAAGGGAGCTGGAGCACCGTCCCCGGACCATGGCCGACCTCCTCCGGGCCCTGCAGGAGGAGGGGAAGAAGGAGGTCCACCTCATCCTGCGGGCCGACACCCAGGGCTCCTTGGAGGCCATCCAGCACATCCTGGCCAGGGAGGGTACGGGGGAGGTGAAGATCAACGTCCTCCTGGCCCAGGTGGGGGCCCCCACCGAGTCCGACGTGCTCCTGGCCCAGACGGCGAACGCCGCCATCCTGGCCTTCGGGGTGAACCCCGCGGGCTCGGTGAGGAAGGCGGCGGAGCAGAAGGGGGTCCTCCTCAAGACCTTCCGCATCATCTACGACCTCATCGACGAGGTGCGGGCCATGGTGCGGGGGCAGAGGGAGCCACAGTACAAGGAGGAGGTCCTGGGCCGGGCCGAGGTGCGGGCCGTCTTCCGCCTGCCCACGGGCAAGCAGGTGGCGGGCTGCATGGTGACCCAAGGGAGGATCGCCCGGAGCGCCGAGGTGCGGGTGCTGCGCAAGGGGCAGGAGGTCTGGAAGGGCCGGATCGCTAGCCTCAAGCGCTTCAAGGAGGACGTGCGCGAGGTGGCCCAGGGCTACGAGTGCGGGATGGGCCTGGAGGGCTTCGACGACTTCCAGGAGGGGGACGTCCTCGAGGCCTTCCAGGTGGTGGAGGTACCCGCCTAG
- a CDS encoding YlxR family protein, giving the protein MRRTPIRMCVACRKRRPKGELLRFLLTADGFRIDPTGKLPGRGAYVCPDRPECWQEKKLRRFAGSRARALAEALAALLGGRDGQNTHLPAG; this is encoded by the coding sequence ATGCGGCGCACCCCCATCCGCATGTGCGTGGCCTGCCGCAAAAGGCGGCCCAAGGGGGAGCTTTTGCGCTTCCTCCTCACCGCGGACGGGTTCCGGATCGATCCCACGGGCAAGCTTCCGGGCCGGGGGGCCTACGTCTGCCCCGACCGCCCGGAGTGCTGGCAAGAGAAGAAGCTGAGGCGCTTTGCCGGTAGCCGCGCCCGGGCTTTGGCGGAGGCCCTGGCGGCCCTTTTAGGAGGTAGGGATGGCCAAAATACGCATCTACCAGCTGGCTAA
- the nusA gene encoding transcription termination factor NusA, which translates to MNREFVDAMQHLALERGVSSEEVLEAFKEALRKAYIKRQKGYRKEEVEEGKGPVVDVYIDPQTGRIEMVEVRTVVEKVEDPDKEIALAEALQYDPEVQLGDEMEFPIDPEGLSRMAIQDLRQILTQRLKESERNRIYNEYKDKEGQVLTGVVTRVDNRGNVFVELGRGEAYLPKGEQIPTERYYPGQRLKVYLKKVDRSAKGPSLLVSRAHERLLEHLLRQEVPEIAEGIVEIKAIAREPGRRSKVAVTSHNPNVDPIGACIGHKGQRIQAVSAELGREKVDIILWAKDPRDFIKNALSPAQVGSIELDPEGRKARVKVTKDQHSLAIGTGGQNVRLASKLTGYDIHFEEAEISDLDEAIRKAAQEEAEAASRAKEEFERLFKDVT; encoded by the coding sequence ATGAACCGGGAGTTTGTGGACGCCATGCAGCACCTGGCCCTGGAGCGAGGGGTGAGCAGCGAGGAGGTCCTGGAAGCCTTCAAGGAGGCCCTGCGCAAGGCCTACATCAAGCGGCAAAAGGGCTACCGCAAGGAGGAGGTGGAGGAGGGCAAGGGCCCGGTGGTGGACGTCTACATCGACCCCCAGACGGGCCGCATCGAGATGGTCGAGGTCCGCACCGTGGTGGAGAAGGTGGAGGACCCCGACAAGGAGATCGCCCTCGCCGAGGCCCTGCAGTACGACCCGGAGGTGCAGCTTGGGGACGAGATGGAGTTCCCCATCGACCCCGAGGGCCTTTCCCGCATGGCCATCCAGGACCTGAGGCAGATCCTCACCCAGCGCCTCAAGGAGTCGGAGCGCAACCGCATCTACAACGAGTACAAGGACAAGGAAGGCCAGGTCCTCACCGGGGTGGTGACCCGGGTGGACAACCGGGGGAACGTCTTCGTGGAGCTGGGCCGGGGGGAGGCCTACCTGCCCAAGGGGGAGCAGATCCCCACGGAGCGCTACTACCCCGGGCAGCGCCTCAAGGTCTACCTGAAAAAGGTGGACCGCTCGGCCAAAGGCCCCTCCCTCCTGGTGAGCCGGGCCCACGAGCGGCTCCTGGAGCACCTCCTGAGGCAGGAGGTGCCGGAGATCGCCGAGGGCATCGTGGAGATCAAGGCCATCGCCCGCGAGCCCGGCCGCCGCAGCAAGGTGGCGGTGACCAGCCACAACCCCAACGTGGACCCCATCGGGGCCTGCATCGGCCACAAGGGGCAGCGCATCCAGGCGGTCTCCGCCGAGCTGGGCCGGGAGAAGGTGGACATCATCCTCTGGGCCAAGGACCCCAGGGACTTCATCAAGAACGCCCTCTCCCCCGCCCAGGTGGGCTCCATCGAGCTGGACCCCGAGGGGAGGAAGGCCCGGGTCAAGGTCACCAAGGACCAGCACTCCCTGGCCATCGGCACCGGGGGGCAGAACGTGCGCCTGGCCTCCAAGCTCACCGGCTACGACATCCACTTCGAGGAGGCGGAGATCTCGGACCTGGACGAGGCCATCCGCAAGGCGGCTCAGGAGGAGGCGGAAGCGGCAAGCCGGGCCAAGGAAGAGTTCGAGCGGCTCTTCAAGGACGTCACCTGA
- the rimP gene encoding ribosome maturation factor RimP — protein sequence MKLWRLVEEAVAPLDLEVLEVRQAPGEVLVRLERKDERPIRVADLERASRAVEAALDREDPIPGPYRLLVESPGPRRPLFTRRHFERFQGLKAKVPGPGGFTGRILRLEGEEVVFLVGAEEKRLALGTFRAYLAEWPAEPR from the coding sequence GTGAAGCTTTGGCGGTTGGTGGAAGAGGCGGTGGCGCCTTTGGACCTCGAGGTCCTGGAGGTCAGGCAGGCCCCGGGGGAGGTCCTGGTGCGCCTGGAGCGCAAGGACGAGAGGCCCATCCGCGTGGCCGACCTGGAGCGGGCGAGCCGGGCCGTAGAGGCCGCCTTGGACCGGGAGGACCCCATCCCCGGCCCCTACCGCCTCCTGGTGGAGTCCCCCGGGCCCAGGCGCCCCCTCTTCACCCGCCGCCACTTCGAGCGCTTCCAGGGCCTCAAGGCCAAGGTGCCGGGGCCCGGGGGCTTCACCGGCCGCATCCTCCGCCTGGAGGGGGAGGAGGTGGTCTTCCTGGTGGGGGCCGAGGAGAAGCGCCTGGCCCTGGGCACCTTCCGCGCCTACCTGGCCGAATGGCCGGCGGAGCCCAGGTGA
- the ribD gene encoding bifunctional diaminohydroxyphosphoribosylaminopyrimidine deaminase/5-amino-6-(5-phosphoribosylamino)uracil reductase RibD gives MRELDERFLRRALQLAERARGHTHPNPLVGAVLVREGRVVGEGYHPRAGEAHAEVLALSQAGELARGATAYVSLEPCAHFGRTPPCSLALLQAGVARVVVAAREENPLAQGGLERLRAAGVAVEAGLLEAEARAQNEVFFHVQKTGRPFVLLKAALTLDGKAAAPSGDARWVSSEASRRVAQAYRQGLPAVAVGVGTVLQDDPALTVREPDFRPFPLMLEPPPLRDPAKVVLDTEARTPPTARLFRPGPRGEPARVYLLVGKGAPKERLAALERAGARVVELPREGGRVSLEGALGFLLEEGLDGVLLEAGPTLAGAFLARGLVDKLALFLAPKLLGEGRGLAEGLAVERVAEARKLRLTRREWLEEDLWLEGYLEV, from the coding sequence TTGCGAGAGCTGGACGAGCGCTTCCTCCGTAGAGCCCTGCAGCTGGCGGAACGGGCCAGGGGTCACACCCACCCCAACCCCCTGGTGGGGGCGGTCCTGGTGCGGGAGGGCCGGGTGGTGGGGGAGGGCTACCACCCCCGGGCCGGGGAGGCCCACGCGGAGGTCCTCGCCCTGAGCCAGGCGGGGGAGCTGGCCCGGGGGGCCACGGCCTACGTCTCCCTGGAGCCCTGCGCCCACTTCGGCCGCACCCCTCCCTGCTCCCTGGCCCTGCTGCAGGCGGGGGTGGCCCGGGTGGTGGTGGCGGCCCGGGAGGAGAACCCCCTGGCCCAGGGGGGCTTGGAGCGGCTCCGGGCGGCGGGGGTGGCGGTGGAGGCCGGGCTCCTCGAGGCCGAGGCCCGGGCGCAGAACGAGGTGTTCTTCCACGTCCAGAAGACGGGCCGGCCCTTCGTCCTCCTCAAGGCGGCCCTGACCCTGGACGGGAAGGCCGCTGCCCCGAGCGGGGACGCCCGCTGGGTCTCCTCGGAGGCGAGCCGCCGGGTGGCCCAGGCCTACCGCCAGGGGCTCCCCGCGGTGGCCGTGGGGGTGGGGACCGTCCTCCAGGACGACCCCGCCCTCACGGTGCGGGAGCCCGACTTCCGCCCCTTCCCCCTCATGCTGGAGCCCCCCCCCTTGCGGGACCCGGCGAAGGTGGTCCTGGACACCGAGGCCCGCACTCCCCCCACCGCCCGCCTCTTCCGGCCCGGTCCCCGGGGGGAGCCCGCCCGGGTCTACCTGCTGGTGGGAAAAGGGGCCCCCAAGGAGCGGCTCGCCGCCTTGGAGCGGGCGGGGGCCCGGGTGGTGGAGCTCCCCCGGGAGGGGGGGAGGGTGAGCCTGGAGGGGGCCCTGGGCTTCCTCCTGGAGGAGGGGCTGGACGGGGTGCTCCTGGAGGCAGGGCCCACCCTGGCGGGGGCCTTCCTGGCCCGGGGCCTGGTGGACAAGCTGGCCCTCTTCCTGGCCCCGAAGCTTTTGGGGGAGGGCCGGGGGCTGGCGGAAGGCCTGGCGGTGGAGCGGGTGGCGGAGGCCCGGAAGCTCCGCCTGACGCGCCGGGAGTGGCTGGAAGAGGACCTTTGGCTGGAGGGGTACCTGGAGGTCTAG
- a CDS encoding riboflavin synthase, which yields MFTGLVEETGEIVRVEEGPFLRVRIAAKEALADLKVGDSVAVDGACLTAVAVDGEGFEVELARETLARTAPTWRVGHRPNLERALRVGDRLGGHFVTGHVDGVAELLAIEEAPGARNYFFRPPKGYARYLAEKGSVALNGVSLTVAGLKGEAFFVTLIPHTLRVTNLGRLRPGDGVNLEVDLIARYLERLLKGG from the coding sequence GTGTTCACGGGTTTGGTAGAGGAAACGGGCGAGATCGTCAGGGTGGAGGAGGGTCCCTTCCTGAGGGTCAGGATTGCCGCCAAGGAGGCGCTCGCGGACCTGAAGGTGGGGGACTCGGTGGCGGTGGACGGGGCCTGCCTCACCGCGGTGGCGGTGGACGGGGAGGGTTTTGAGGTGGAGCTGGCCCGGGAGACCCTGGCCCGCACCGCCCCCACCTGGCGGGTAGGGCACCGCCCCAACCTGGAGCGGGCCCTCCGGGTAGGGGACCGTTTGGGGGGCCACTTCGTCACCGGGCACGTGGACGGGGTGGCGGAGCTTCTGGCCATCGAGGAGGCCCCGGGGGCGCGGAACTACTTCTTTCGTCCCCCCAAGGGCTACGCCCGCTACCTCGCCGAGAAGGGGAGCGTGGCCCTGAACGGGGTCTCCCTCACGGTGGCGGGCCTTAAGGGGGAGGCCTTCTTCGTCACCCTCATCCCTCATACCCTGAGGGTCACCAACCTGGGCCGCCTGCGGCCTGGGGACGGGGTGAACCTGGAGGTGGACCTCATCGCCCGCTACCTGGAAAGGCTCCTTAAGGGGGGGTGA
- a CDS encoding bifunctional 3,4-dihydroxy-2-butanone-4-phosphate synthase/GTP cyclohydrolase II, translated as MEDLASVGELLEELRQGRPVILVDDEDRENEGDLIMAAEHATPEWVNFMLRECRGLLCVALPEERAKALDLPLMVERNQDPQGTRFTVSVDARGTTTGISAFERAATIRLLADPEAGPQDFRRPGHVFPLMARPGGVLRRAGHTEATVDLLRLAGLTPVGSLIEILKEDGTMARLPDLLDFARKHGLKVGTIADLIRYRLEKGDRYVRREAEALLPTRFGEFRVLAYRDALTGEEHAALVMGRWEAEEPVLVRMHSECLTGDALHSLRCDCGFQRDLALERIAQEGKGVLVYLRQEGRGIGLVNKIRAYALQDGGLDTVEANLALGFPPDLRDYGVGAQILYDLGVRRMRLLTNNPRKVRALSGFGIAIVERLPLRAGDNPFNERYLQAKKEKLGHWMD; from the coding sequence ATGGAGGATCTGGCCAGCGTTGGGGAACTTCTGGAGGAGCTGCGCCAGGGCCGCCCGGTGATCCTGGTGGACGACGAGGACCGGGAGAACGAGGGCGACCTGATCATGGCCGCGGAGCACGCCACCCCGGAGTGGGTGAACTTCATGCTCCGGGAGTGCCGGGGCCTCCTCTGCGTGGCCCTGCCCGAGGAAAGGGCTAAGGCCCTGGACCTCCCCCTCATGGTGGAGCGCAACCAGGACCCCCAGGGCACCCGCTTCACCGTGAGCGTGGACGCCCGGGGCACCACCACGGGGATCTCCGCCTTCGAGCGGGCGGCCACCATAAGGCTCCTGGCGGACCCCGAGGCGGGACCCCAGGACTTCCGCCGCCCGGGGCACGTCTTCCCCCTGATGGCCCGGCCCGGAGGGGTCCTGCGGCGGGCCGGCCACACCGAGGCCACCGTGGACCTCCTGCGCCTCGCCGGCCTCACCCCGGTGGGGAGCCTCATCGAGATCCTCAAGGAGGACGGCACCATGGCCCGCCTGCCGGATCTCCTGGACTTCGCCCGGAAGCACGGCCTCAAGGTGGGCACCATCGCCGACCTCATCCGCTACCGCCTGGAGAAGGGGGACCGTTACGTGCGCCGGGAGGCCGAGGCCCTCCTGCCCACCCGCTTCGGGGAGTTCCGGGTCCTGGCCTACCGGGACGCCCTCACCGGGGAGGAGCACGCCGCCTTGGTGATGGGCCGTTGGGAGGCAGAGGAGCCCGTCCTGGTGCGCATGCACTCCGAGTGCCTCACGGGGGACGCCCTCCACTCCTTGCGCTGCGACTGCGGCTTCCAGCGGGACCTGGCCCTGGAGCGGATCGCCCAGGAGGGGAAGGGGGTCTTGGTCTACCTCCGCCAGGAGGGGCGGGGGATCGGCCTGGTCAACAAGATCCGCGCCTACGCGCTGCAGGATGGGGGCCTGGACACCGTGGAGGCCAACCTGGCCCTGGGCTTTCCCCCGGACCTCCGGGACTACGGGGTGGGGGCCCAGATCCTCTACGACCTGGGGGTGCGCCGGATGCGCCTCCTCACCAACAACCCCCGCAAGGTGCGGGCTCTTTCCGGCTTCGGCATCGCCATCGTGGAGCGCCTCCCCTTGCGGGCCGGGGACAACCCCTTCAACGAGCGCTACCTTCAGGCCAAGAAGGAGAAGCTGGGGCACTGGATGGACTGA